The proteins below are encoded in one region of Gadus macrocephalus chromosome 14, ASM3116895v1:
- the LOC132472145 gene encoding chymotrypsin B-like codes for MAFLWTVSCFAFISAAYGCGSPAIQPQVTGYARIVNGEEAVPHSWPWQVSLQQSNGFHFCGGSLINENWVVTAAHCNVRTYHRVIVGEHDKSSAITSEKVQILKPSKVFTHPEWNSRTINNDISLIKLASPAVLGTTVSPVCLGESSDVFAPGMKCVTSGWGLTRYNAPGTPNKLQQAALPLMSNEQCKRSWGSNMISDVMICAGAAGATSCMGDSGGPLVCQKDNVWTLVGIVSWGSSRCSTSTPAVYARVTELRSWVDQILAAN; via the exons ATGGCCTTCCTGTGGACTGTTTCCTGCTTCGCTTTCATCAGCGCCGCTTACG GCTGCGGCTCCCCAGCCATCCAGCCCCAGGTGACTGGCTACGCCCGCATCGTCAACGGTGAGGAGGCCGTCCCCCACTCCTGGCCCTGGCAGGTGTCTCTGCAG CAATCCAACGGATTCCATTTCTGCGGAGGTTCCCTGATCAATGAGAACTGGGTTGTCACCGCTGCTCACTGCAATGTCAG GACCTACCACCGTGTGATTGTTGGAGAGCATGACAAGAGCAGTGCCATTACCAGCGAGAAGGTCCAGATCCTGAAGCCCTCTAAG GTCTTCACCCATCCTGAATGGAACTCCAGAACCATCAACAACGACATCTCCCTCATCAAGCTGGCTTCCCCCGCTGTCTTGGGAACCACCGTCTcccctgtgtgtctgggtgagaGCAGCGATGTCTTCGCCCCTGGCATGAAGTGTGTGACCAGCGGCTGGGGTCTGACCCGCTACAACG CCCCCGGCACCCCCAACAAGCTTCAGCAGGCCGCTCTTCCCCTGATGTCCAACGAGCAGTGCAAGCGTAGCTGGGGCAGCAACATGATCTCTGATGTCATGATCTGTGCCGGTGCTGCTGGCGCTACCTCCTGCATG GGTGACTCCGGTGGCCCTCTGGTCTGCCAGAAGGACAACGTGTGGACCCTGGTCGGTATCGTCTCCTGGGGAAGCAGCCGCTGCTCTACCTCCACCCCCGCTGTCTACGCCCGTGTCACCGAGCTCCGCAGCTGGGTGGACCAGATCCTGGCTGCCAACTAA
- the LOC132472131 gene encoding chymotrypsin B-like produces MAFLWTVSCFAFISAAYGCGSPAIQPQVTGYARIVNGEEAVPHSWPWQVSLQQSNGFHFCGGSLINENWVVTAAHCNVRTYHRVIVGEHDKSSAITSEKVQILKPSKVFTHPEWNSRTINNDISLIKLASPAVLGTTVSPVCLGESSDVFAPGMKCVTSGWGLTRYNAPGTPNKLQQAALPLMSNEQCKRSWGSNMISDVMICAGAAGATSCMGDSGGPLVCQKGNVWTLVGIVSWGSSRCSTSTPAVYARVTELRGWVDQILAAN; encoded by the exons ATGGCCTTCCTGTGGACTGTTTCCTGCTTCGCTTTCATCAGCGCCGCTTACG GCTGCGGCTCCCCAGCCATCCAGCCCCAGGTGACTGGCTACGCCCGCATCGTCAACGGTGAGGAGGCCGTCCCCCACTCCTGGCCCTGGCAGGTGTCTCTGCAG CAATCCAATGGATTCCATTTCTGCGGAGGTTCCCTGATCAATGAGAACTGGGTTGTCACCGCTGCTCACTGCAATGTCAG GACCTACCACCGTGTGATTGTTGGAGAGCATGACAAGAGCAGTGCCATTACCAGCGAGAAGGTCCAGATCCTGAAGCCCTCTAAG GTCTTCACCCATCCTGAATGGAACTCCAGAACCATCAACAACGACATCTCCCTCATCAAGCTGGCTTCCCCCGCTGTCTTGGGAACCACCGTCTcccctgtgtgtctgggtgagaGCAGCGATGTCTTCGCCCCTGGCATGAAGTGTGTGACCAGCGGCTGGGGTCTGACCCGCTACAACG CCCCCGGCACCCCCAACAAGCTTCAGCAGGCCGCTCTTCCCCTGATGTCCAACGAGCAGTGCAAGCGTAGCTGGGGCAGCAACATGATCTCTGATGTCATGATCTGTGCCGGAGCTGCTGGCGCTACCTCCTGCATG GGTGACTCCGGTGGCCCTCTGGTCTGCCAGAAGGGCAACGTGTGGACCCTGGTCGGTATCGTCTCCTGGGGAAGCAGCCGCTGCTCTACCTCCACCCCCGCTGTCTACGCCCGTGTCACTGAGCTCCGAGGCTGGGTGGACCAGATCCTGGCTGCCAACTAA
- the LOC132471588 gene encoding chymotrypsin B-like: protein MAFFWIVSCFAFISAAYGCGSPAIQPQVTGYARIVNGEEAVPHSWPWQVSLQQSNGFHFCGGSLINENWVVTAAHCNVRTYHRVIVGEHDKSSAITSEKVQILKPSKVFTHPEWNSRTINNDISLIKLASPAVLGTTVSPVCLGESSDVFAPGMKCVTSGWGLTRYNAPGTPNKLQQATLPLMSNEQCKRSWGSNMISDVMICAGAAGATSCMGDSGGPLVCQKDNVWTLVGIVSWGSSRCSTSAPAVYARVTELRGWVDQILAAN from the exons ATGGCCTTCTTCTGGATTGTTTCCTGCTTTGCTTTCATCAGCGCCGCTTACG GCTGCGGCTCCCCAGCCATCCAGCCCCAGGTGACTGGCTACGCCCGCATCGTCAACGGTGAGGAGGCCGTCCCCCACTCCTGGCCCTGGCAGGTGTCTCTGCAG CAATCCAACGGATTCCATTTCTGCGGAGGTTCCCTGATCAATGAGAACTGGGTGGTCACCGCTGCTCACTGCAATGTCAG GACCTACCACCGTGTGATTGTTGGAGAGCATGACAAGAGCAGTGCCATTACCAGCGAGAAGGTCCAGATCCTGAAGCCCTCTAAG GTCTTCACCCATCCTGAATGGAACTCCAGAACCATCAACAACGACATCTCCCTCATCAAGCTGGCTTCCCCCGCTGTCTTGGGAACCACCGTCTcccctgtgtgtctgggtgagaGCAGCGATGTCTTCGCCCCTGGCATGAAGTGTGTGACCAGCGGCTGGGGTCTGACCCGCTACAACG CCCCCGGCACCCCCAACAAGCTTCAGCAGGCCACTCTTCCCCTGATGTCCAACGAGCAGTGCAAGCGTAGCTGGGGCAGCAACATGATCTCTGATGTCATGATCTGTGCCGGTGCTGCTGGCGCTACCTCCTGCATG GGTGACTCCGGTGGCCCTCTGGTCTGCCAGAAGGACAACGTGTGGACCCTGGTCGGTATCGTCTCCTGGGGAAGCAGCCGCTGTTCTACCTCTGCCCCCGCTGTCTACGCCCGTGTCACCGAGCTCCGAGGCTGGGTGGACCAGATCCTGGCTGCCAACTAA
- the LOC132471590 gene encoding chymotrypsin B-like, translating into MAFFWIVSCFAFISATYGCGSPAIQPQVTGYARIVNGEEAVPHSWPWQVSLQGNGFHFCGGSLINENWVVTAAHCNVGTYHRVIVGEHDKSSAITSEKVQILKPSKVFTHPEWNYRTINNDISLIKLASPAVLGTTVSPVCLGESSDVFAPGMKCVTSGWGLTRYNAPGTPNKLQQAALPLMSNEECSQSWGNNMISDVMICAGAAGASSCMGDSGGPLVCQKDNVWTLVGIVSWGSSFCSTSTPAVYARVTELRGWVDQILAAN; encoded by the exons ATGGCCTTCTTCTGGATTGTTTCCTGCTTTGCTTTCATCAGCGCCACTTACG GCTGCGGCTCCCCAGCCATCCAGCCCCAGGTGACTGGCTACGCCCGCATCGTCAACGGTGAGGAGGCCGTCCCCCACTCCTGGCCCTGGCAGGTGTCTCTGCAG ggcaACGGATTCCATTTCTGCGGAGGTTCCCTGATCAATGAGAACTGGGTTGTCACCGCTGCTCACTGCAATGTCGG GACCTACCACCGTGTGATTGTTGGAGAGCATGACAAGAGCAGTGCCATTACCAGCGAGAAGGTCCAGATCCTGAAGCCCTCTAAG GTCTTCACCCATCCTGAATGGAACTACAGAACCATCAACAACGACATCTCCCTCATCAAGCTGGCTTCCCCCGCTGTCTTGGGAACCACCGTCTcccctgtgtgtctgggtgagaGCAGCGATGTCTTCGCCCCTGGCATGAAGTGTGTGACCAGCGGCTGGGGTCTGACCCGCTACAACG CCCCCGGCACCCCCAACAAACTTCAGCAGGCCGCTCTTCCCCTGATGTCCAACGAGGAATGCTCGCAGAGCTGGGGCAACAACATGATCTCCGATGTCATGATCTGTGCCGGTGCTGCTGGCGCTTCCTCCTGCATG GGTGACTCCGGTGGCCCTCTGGTCTGCCAGAAGGACAACGTGTGGACCCTGGTCGGTATCGTCTCCTGGGGAAGCAGCTTCTGCTCTACCTCCACCCCCGCTGTCTACGCCCGTGTCACCGAGCTCCGAGGCTGGGTGGACCAGATCCTGGCTGCCAACTGA